Sequence from the Melanotaenia boesemani isolate fMelBoe1 chromosome 21, fMelBoe1.pri, whole genome shotgun sequence genome:
GGTTTCATAGCAGAAGGATCAGGTGCTGGACCGGCCTGCTGCAGTCCAGATGTTTCACCGATTCAGAACATTTAGTGCTTCATGAGTCGAGAGTTAGATTCCTAAATCAGAGAAAAATGAGACATTTCTCTCCCAAACGTCCATCCGCTGTTCCGCTCGACTCCGGCCGTTTATGGACTGTTGTTAAAAGAAGCCAAAATAGTAAATATGTTCAAGACTTGGAGTTAACATGTATGATAAAATCTTTTATAAAAATAGTCTTCCCAAAGAAGGAATACCCAGACATTTGCATGTGCTGTGGGTGCCAGGTGTGGAGTGTGTGAACCCTTTCACAACAGCACACGAACCACACCGAACATACATGTCACTGTGCTGCAAGCAGGTTCTCAGTTTCTGATGCTACTGTAGAAAAGTATGTGATTATAGTGAGAAAAATCCTGAGAAAAAAGTTGTCTCTGTGTAAATTAACACAGAATTAAATGATGTACACATCACATcaagccatattttattcccagtagaacattaacaacatttcagatgctgaaactgagacattttatcatttcatggaaaatatgaactCATTTTAAATCCCAACTTCCCCCCTCATGTTTCATGGAGTAAAAGTTTACAAATCTGTACAGCAGATGCACAGAATAAAAAGCTCTGGCAGCCCATAACAGTCTGCAAGCTTGGCTTGTTTACCTGTGAGTGTTTTGGATTTACTTGGTacgatttattatttttgttccaTTCTTGGAAAAGCACCATGCGGCGCTACCTGTAACTGAATAAACCATTCAGAGAGACGTCATTACAGCCTGGAGGAGTTTACAGCTTCATTATCATCGAATACCTCCAGACTTCCCAGATTTATCAACAGCTCTGACTCTGACTACAACCATTCCCTTCCCCAAGCGCTGTCCTCGTCCCTGATGCTCGGCTGCAGCGACAAGCAAAAGCTTGACAAAGAAGTCAGATAGACAGAAACTTGCAGCGGGGAGCGGGGTGGAGGGGAGAGGCTGAGCCCTGGGGGGGTGTGCACCCTTCACCGGGGTTGTGTTGGTCCTCGCTGAGGTTAGGGGGGTCATCGTAAGCGCTGACTGGCAGCTGAACGTCCAGCGACTGATGAATATCTGCAGGCAAAATTTCAAGAGAATGGCGAAATGTTTCTTCATACGTTGGTGGaggctggaaaagaaaaaacgaTGAAGTCAGACTCAGTTTCACATTGTTTAGTGATGATAGtgataatgtttattttttaacctttagtTCATTCAAATCACAACCATTTAAGCCTTAATGTGAAACCACATATCAGCAATCTGGCTTTTCCTCATGTTTCTAGGCTGAAACTACACaatttcatcttaaaaaaaatctcatttcacAATTGTTATTTCCTACGTTAACCATTTAGggaattacattttaaatatttagtgtGTAAGTTTAAGGAGGGGATTAACACCTTAACACtggaatttatttataatgattGAAAAACCAActaaaaggtgtttttttttcattatattacTGTTTTCATATATAAACAAGACACAATGACAAtaattacaattaaatattaaataaattaacaataattcataaaataaaaataaataataaatgaataatataaaataaatatataaataagagtgaataaaagaaaataaataaaataaattgattagttaaagataaataaaataaaaatagaagtgGCTTACAGCTGTTAAAGGGTTTTTATAAAGTTGGGGAAAATGAATATGAGTTATTCacgttttaaaaaataaatttagcttataaatataaaaacataaaataaataaatacatttcgcTTTGgataaacaaaacatgttatttCTAGAGATGAGTATTACTGCAGTATATAAAACGTGTGTGAATTAATcagtaaaacatatttaaaagtaGAATAAAGTGTAAACCATATTTAACAACGTCATATTATTGATTATCTGtagatttagatttttcatACCCCTATCTGAACAACGAACGAATACCTGTTTAGCAAtcgtgtgtatgtatgtattttcttttttcttttttttacaagaatACATCTAATTATCCTTAAAGAGCcatattttcaaaagaaaatctCTCCAAAGcatttaacaagaaaaataagcaACATTTCCCTCATGATCATATTATTTGTCCATCCAGGCCTCCATTTTGGAGTTTAATATAAATCTATCAAATATAGTTCTGAATGCTGGCATGAAGTCACATGACCTGGTTACCTGACCTACCCCCCTCTGAAGAGGCTCTTATGACATGACGCACTAACACAGTTAGCTTGCTACGTAGCAACATCACCACAAACATGTGGTGTTTGGTTCGGTCTTGCTCTTGATTTGTGGTTCTtgggttttgtcatgttcagtttgttgtgttcatgctttaggttttcagttttgtcatgtttggttttccctcttgtgttcctgtggttcctgtttctggctcattagttcacctggtctaattactcattcacttcacctgttccttgttactcCTCCTGCACatatataccccatggttttcaggttgctcttgtcagatccttacatGTGGTTCATTCCCTTgttgtgtgtggttccctgtccggTGTATCAACAATAAAGCCTTGTCACCagcacagttctgcctcctgccttgactgcctgcatttgggtcctcacctccgcccgcTACACGTGACAGAATTGATTCAATACGTTACGGCATGCATCATGTTAATCTTCTGTCTTGCATTGTTCCGTGTTAAACCTCCATGTTTCTGTAGCAACTCAGAACTGAGAAACCACAAACTGGCTCCGCTGCAaactgtttgagtttctgtatTTTAAACGACGACAGTTGTTTCTCCTTTAAATTCGAAGGTAAAGCAGGAATATTTAGGTGGCTGCGATCTGCAGCtttgccactagatgtcactaaatCAGCAAACTGGATCTCAAACTCCTTGTGTATCATATTCCTGTGTCTGAGACGTATTGgatcattttattgtaaaaacaaatacaccCTGTTGTATACCATGTGATATTCATTCGTTAATTATTCAGTAATTAATTAAAGAGTCAAATAAAGGCTTCTAAAAAGTTGAACCTTCCGCCCATTATTTCTTGCGTCTGGTGTTAAGGGGTTAAGAGACATCTACCCACACCTTTAAAACTCATTATGTTGTATGTTGGACATCATGTGGACATTTTTCCCTGATCTTACAAACATTGAAAAGCACTTGTAGGTTTGTCATTACAGTTATAATCATTTGTGGCACAATTACTACAAAGATAGCAACTATTTGTTGCCATAAACTGACCAGTTAGTGTTTGAGTTCAAGTGTTTGTACCATCGACTGAAATTCACTGGCTCTAAAGTCTGATGGGTTACCAGGTCTGGAACCTTTGTGCACATGAAGACCTTAAAGCTGCGCTCAGCTGCTTAATTGTTAAAAGAAGTtgctagaaaaaaaactgattttaacaAGAAATAGCCTGAAACATGTTGGCTGGAACATCATTATAACCCTGGACAGAGTCTAGCAACATCATGCTAAGGTAGGTCTAGAGTTTAGTCACACAGCTCCACATATCTTGCTCTTAGAAAGTAAGTAAGTTGACAtagttgttttaatttagtttatcttGAGGGAGTAGCAGTAAAAATAGCAGGAGAACGTTGTGGAAATGCATCACCTCCTCAGGGCAGCCGCTGAGGCCAAAGCGTTGAGCAATCATGCTGTGGATCGGTCTCTGCCTGTCTTTCTTCCGTACGCTCTCATAGGAAGGCAGCCGGGGCGGAGGACCATCCATgtggtagtcacgtggtttccCGATGATGAACAGCGCTCCCGGAAGCTAATTTACCCACAAACAAGACCGTAAGCATGATAAGATGCATTTCAGTATGACTTGTCTGCTCTGAGTCTTCAAACCACTTACTTGCGGTCCGATAGCTCTCTGGTTAAAGGCGGCATCGTGCCCATCATGGGAAATACCGATCAGAGAATGCCTGCTGTGGTAGTGGGGAAGATGGTCCTGGTAAAGTAGATCATAACAGTTAGAATTTCTTAAAGTTATGCAATATAACTCTTCAATAACAATCCATCCATCTAAAGTGAACAGCCCTGGTCCCCAGTCTGGATAAATGTGGGGGATTGTGGCAGGCACTGCAGGACACTGACATCCGAAGATCATGTTGCTAGGCAGCATTGGATGCCCGTCTGTAGGAGGACTTCGGATCAAGAAGAGGAGGGAGGTAGTCAAGGCAGAAACAACGGTTTAATGGTGGGAGCTGAAGACAGAGGAATGTTTTTTAGAATTCAGGGAGGAGTGTTGACAAGTTCCAGGTGGTGTTACCAAATTTCTGGGAAGTgctgaaggaaagaaaacaagctgGGATGATAAATGAGAATGTAGAGGAAGAGATTGGAAAAGAAGAAGTTGGACAGGAGTGCTGGGAGGTTAGTTGGACtaggagagaggaggaaaaagtACTTTGAGTCATATGCGAGGCTGGATACTAAGAAAGGATTCATATGAATTGACTAGACAGAGCTGGAAAGGATGTGCAGAAGTGGATGTTACATGGAGGAGCTGATAAATgtagaaaaggaggaggaggagtaaaTATAGTGAAAAAGGAAGTGCAGATTATCGGCGAGGAGGACGAGCTAGATGAAGAGTGGAAAGGTAGTTCCAGTTATAGATTGATTCAGTTTAAAGGTGCAGGGTGGATTGGGTGTTATAGAGACAAGCTTCGAGTTTTAAAGGCTCCGAGAGTCCAGGAGCTTAAAATCATAAAACTGATgcaaaagagattttttatcttaaaGTTGCAGAATGCAGCAAAGTCAAAAGCCAATGATAGAAagatttaatatattatttaagcAATCTAACctctttactaaaataacttgtgtttgtgttttcgtGGAACgaaccatttatatctacttgcctTGGGTctacatacatggcagctgccaccatttttactacggtgtctctgaatggacaaacaactctgagAACACCGTTTGGGAGAAGTAAGGCCTTAAAAGAACCATAAAAGACATGCTCACAGCTGCACCTGAGATCAGGTGGTCTCAGGTTTGCCGACACTAACACAAAagcatgtttatgtctggaagacttttggccactgacagccaccatACATTCACAACTGTGCCTTTCAGGTAATTGCTatgtccatctttaccactagatggcagtaattcttacacactggacCTTTAAAGTCTTACACAGGAAACAAACTCAAGGAGATGAGATTTATTCTCCCCTACATGTGACAGATGTGGTGGTGTGTATGCATCACTGACTCGTTTATTCTAGTACTGGCCAGTTTTAAGTAATTACTAGAACAACATCTCTAGTTTTCTGGACAACTCAGGATTGACATTAATTTATAtcaatggttcccaacctgtgGTTCCTAATGATATTTAaattaaggccatgtccacacagagaagaGCTGAGTTCTTCTGCTTCAGTTTTTTGTTAAGTTACCTTAACTTAAGTTTCATCAGAGGACTCATCCAGAATGGAAGCTAGCTGATGAAAGCATAAAGCCAAGCATGGATTCTGTTTGGTAGTTAGATGAGGGGGGTCTTCAAGAAAAATAGTTTGGGAACCGCTGATTCAGTTTGGAACCGATCAATATTTGGCTGCTGTGATGAGATAAAGACCCTCTCTGCTCACCAAAAAACAGATTCTTAAAGCAAACAGGGCTGCAGCTGAAAAAACGACAGATCTCCATCATCTCCATGTTTCAAGATGCTGCATGAGATGTTTACTGTTTCTAAGATGGAACAAAGCTGTgatagcagagaaaagcagCAAGCATTCTTATACATCAACGTCATTGATGCCTTTTGTTAATTTCTGTATtgaaagtattaaaataaaaaaagatgatgaGTTTATGCTTTATGTCCAGAAAGagtttttgattttctttcttaccaaccatttattattattatttaatttacatttctttagCAGTGTGGTATATAAAATAGGAATATTAAAATCTCTGCACCTTATCACCACCTGCGCTGTGACATGACATTTCTCCCTCTCTGTAAACTGTCAGCTGAAGCCTGAACAAACGACATGTTGTTCTGTGtacaaaatgacaataaagtctgTCTAAAGTCCAAAGTCTAAAGATGTGGAGGTGTGTAATGGAGAGCGGAGGAATGACAGTCcgtagaatgtgtgtgtgtgtgtgtgtgtgtgtgtgtgtgtgtgtgtgtgtgtgtgtgtgtgtgtgtgtgtgtgtgtgtgtgtgtgtgtgtgattgaaaGCGAGGACGGTTGGTGAAAAACTTCAGACACTAAGTACAGAGATTAGTTAGGATGTGGGAAAGTTTTGAGTCTTCATTCATGAGTCTCtcatcatttttaatgtttttatggcTGTGTTGGGCTTTTTTCACGTCTCTTTAAGGTTTAGGTCATTTTCGGTCATTTTGTGGTTGATTTGAATCCCTGTGGTcatgttgtgtttctttgtgacCTCATAGAGTTTGTGGTGGACCAGGTCTCTTCATGGTCATAGTAGTTGGTGCTTGTGCTTACGGTATAGTCTTGTGTCCTGTAGGACCTGAATCTGCAGCAGAGAGGATCTTTTCTGTAGAGGAGCACCACCAGCATCAGTATCGCTAAACAAAAGGCTGCACAGGacactgaggaagaggaggaggaggaagattaaaaaacaacaaactgcatACAGTATACTCCTCACAGCAGACAGACATGTATTAATTTTCTATCGAAGCCATCAGGTCccatcaggtgagaggcaggatacaccctgcTAGGTCGCTAGTCCATCATCTGCATCTGGACCAGATCTGATGTAACGTGTTCCAGGATGTTTTTATATTCAAGAATCtgtcttatttatgtatttttttttagaaatttccTGCTTCTTGGTAAAAGTCGGACCACCAACAGGCCAAAGCTAGTTAAACATTAAGCCCTTTAACCTTAAAAGCACCtttaattgttttgtatttcaCTATATTTGGTATGAAAacacaacccagcagcaggtttAGATCATTAAATGAAGAGGCCTTTAAAATGAATGCAGCATCGCAGGGCTTCACTTATCAGCCTGCTGATGGTTTTAATGACTTCTGTTCCACTGAGTCAttgttttactgctttttaaGATTTTCTCCCTTTTAAAGAGACGTAAGAGACTTAACTTTCTCATCCATGAAGAGACTTTTTACTTTGACCCGCTCCCGACCACATTATATGGTAAACATGGCTCAGAGTTTAAgtaagtaaaacaaagaaaatcaagGGAACATACTATTCAGCCATCAAAGATTTATAGTTGCCATGGTAACGCTTAAAACACAgttacatttttccatcatgaGAGTCTTGTCCCCTAACATCCCTCCTGGTTTATAACTGAATCGTGTCAGATAGACAtgctgaagaagaaaatgaagtcaAACACCCACCTGAAGCCATGATGATGGTCACCAGCTCTGGAGGCATGGCGGCGCTCTAATAACCACCTTCTAGTCCTAATTTCAGTGTTCTGCTCTGCACGTCATCTGCAGCTTTAGACAGGTCCTGCCTTTCCGTTGGAGCTGGACggaaacagttttatgtttttctttcatcatgCAGAAACTAGATCCTCCTGGTAGCTAAATATTAACACTGTGTCAAGAGCGAGGGTGACTTTCCTGTCCTCATTCTGggggtaaaaataaataaataagtacctTGAAGCTGTCTTTTGTAAACTCTAGTGGACGTTTCTGGAAGTGCACAAAGaatgagctgctgcaggttATTAGAATCACCACAAGACACAGTAATGTGACCCCGGACTGTACTGGGCTTTTCTGTTCTTTACAGTAAATGTAGTTTAGGGTCTGCTGGGCTTCATCTGCTTCATCCTGACCAGGATGAAGTGAGTGGAGAAAA
This genomic interval carries:
- the LOC121632547 gene encoding uncharacterized protein LOC121632547, with protein sequence MPPELVTIIMASVSCAAFCLAILMLVVLLYRKDPLCCRFRSYRTQDYTDHLPHYHSRHSLIGISHDGHDAAFNQRAIGPQLPGALFIIGKPRDYHMDGPPPRLPSYESVRKKDRQRPIHSMIAQRFGLSGCPEEPPPTYEETFRHSLEILPADIHQSLDVQLPVSAYDDPPNLSEDQHNPGEGCTPPQGSASPLHPAPRCKFLSI